From Musa acuminata AAA Group cultivar baxijiao chromosome BXJ3-8, Cavendish_Baxijiao_AAA, whole genome shotgun sequence, one genomic window encodes:
- the LOC135582246 gene encoding molybdenum cofactor sulfurase-like isoform X2, translating to MSVRENTGETMARAKDEFMKQFGKDYGYPDAPKDIDEIRASEFKRLQGLVYLDHAGATLYSEAQIEAVAKDLTSSVYGNPHSQSDSSLATCDIISAARQQVLDYLNASPKNYRCVFTSGATAALKLIGECFPWSSESCYMYTMENHNSVLGIREYAFDRGAAAVAVDVKEGTCLQNRSHESSFEFLEHTVQRRAHLFQQNALNGKTSGNTYNLFAFPSECNFSGQKFSLDLVNYVKEGGGKPLTGSPRRRGCWMVLIDGAKGCATEPPDLTRYPADFVVFSFYKIFGYPTGLGALVIRSEAAKVLTKTYFSGGTVSASIADVDFIKRRDNIEQVLEDGTISFLAIASIRHGFKIINTLTHSAISRHTASLATYTRTKMMDLKHENGAEVCKIYGRNTSQAPYQDMGPTIAFNLKRADGSWVGYREVEKLASLSGIQLRTGCFCNPGACAKYLYLSHSDLIANFEVGHVCWDDNDILHGKPTGAVRISFGYTSAFEDAEKFLGFLVNSFVEKLNASGDGYPLRMKTDPISGIGSLQLVRSVQLKSITVYPVKSCAGFAVYKWPLSNIGLKYDREWLLKGPTGEILTQKKVPEMCNIRSFIDLECGILNLESPRCKERLHVPIQENSSFDYMEELDIYGQRYKVQCYNDEVNMWFSEAIARRCTLVRCSSSEYRSCNIMGGRGNMCRDTWGKLNFVNEAQLLLVSEESVGDLNSRLNSYFLKDNSGCVQRVLVDAMRFRPNLVISGAEPFAEDDWKSLHIGKARFTSLGGCSRCQMINLDQQSGQPHKAKEPLATLASYRRVQGKILFGILLRHEIKDAEDGEQNNFGERWLQVGQEVYPSIQ from the exons ATGTCGGTGAGGGAGAATACTGGAGAGACGATGGCGAGAGCGAAGGATGAGTTCATGAAGCAATTCGGAAAGGACTACGGGTATCCCGACGCGCCAAAGGATATCGACGAGATCAGAGCTTCGGAGTTCAAACGATTGCAAG GGCTTGTTTATTTAGATCATGCCGGGGCTACGCTGTACTCGGAAGCACAGATAGAAGCCGTCGCCAAAGACCTCACCTCCAGCGTCTACGGAAACCCTC ATAGCCAGAGCGATTCCAGTTTGGCAACTTGTGACATCATTTCTGCAGCACGACAGCAG GTTCTTGATTATCTTAATGCATCACCAAAGAACTACAGATGCGTGTTTACTTCTGGGGCTACAGCAGCTCTTAAATTGATCGGGGAATGTTTTCCTTGGTCTAGCGAAAGCTGTTACATGTACACAATGGAAAATCATAACAGCGTCCTTGGAATTAGAGA ATATGCTTTTGATCGTGGAGCAGCTGCCGTTGCTGTTGATGTTAAAGAAGGCACTTGCCTACAAAATAGATCTCATGAGTCTTCCTTTGAGTTCTTAGAACACACGGTACAGAGAAGAGCACATTTATTCCAGCAAAATGCCCTGAATGGCAAAACTTCAG GAAACACATACAATTTGTTTGCATTCCCTTCAGAATGCAATTTCTCTGGTCAGAAATTTTCTCTCGATTTGGTCAACTATGTCAAGGAAGGTGGTGGAAAACCTTTGACAGGATCACCACGCAGGCG TGGTTGTTGGATGGTATTGATAGATGGTGCCAAAGGCTGTGCAACTGAACCACCAGATCTGACAAGATATCCTGCTGATTTCGTTGTCTTCTCTTTCTATAAG ATTTTTGGATATCCAACTGGTCTTGGAGCACTTGTTATTCGATCTG AAGCAGCAAAGGTTCTTACAAAAACATACTTTAGTGGAG GCACTGTGTCTGCTTCAATTGCTGATGTTGATTTCATAAAAAGAAGGGATAACATTGAACAAGTTCTTGAAGATGGGACCATATCTTTTTTGGCCATAGCTTCCATCCGTCATGGGTTCAAGATAATCAATACATTGACTCATTCTGCTATCTCCCG GCATACAGCATCTCTTGCCACTTACACAAGAACAAAGATGATGGACTTAAAACATGAAAATGGAGCGGAAGTTTGCAAGATCTATGGCAGAAATACCTCTCAG GCACCATATCAAGACATGGGTCCTACTATTGCATTCAATTTGAAAAGAGCAGATGGCTCCTGGGTCGGGTATCGTGAGGTTGAAAAGTTGGCTTCTCTGTCAGGGATTCAGTTGCGG ACTGGCTGCTTCTGTAATCCAGGTGCATGTGCCAAATATCTTTACTTGTCTCATTCCGATCTTATTGCAAACTTTGAG GTTGGGCATGTTTGCTGGGATGACAATGATATCTTGCATGGAAAACCAACTGGTGCTGTCAGGATATCCTTCGGTTACACATCGGCATTTGAAGATGCAGAG AAATttctaggatttttagttaattcTTTTGTGGAGAAGTTGAATGCATCTGGAGATGGATATCCATTAAGAATGAAGACTGATCCTATTTCAG GTATTGGGTCACTGCAGCTTGTACGTTCTGTTCAGCTGAAATCCATCACAGTCTACCCTGTAAAATCTTGTGCAGGATTTGCTGTGTACAAGTGGCCTTTAAGCAACATCG GTCTAAAATATGATCGAGAATGGCTTCTCAAAGGACCAACTGGTGAAATTCTTACCCAGAAAAAG GTTCCCGAGATGTGCAATATTCGTTCATTTATCGATTTAGAGTGTGGGATACTGAATTTAGAATCACCACGTTGCAAAGAAAGATTGCACGTTCCAATTCAGGAGAATTCATCGTTTGATTATATGGAAGAATTGGATATTTATGGCCAAAG ATACAAGGTGCAGTGttataatgatgaagtcaatatgTGGTTCTCTGAAGCCATTGCTCGCCGTTGTACCCTCGTGAGATGTTCAAGTTCTGAGTATCGATCTTGTAATATTATGGGAGGCAGAGGGAATATGTGCAGAGATACATGGGGAAAATTGAACTTTGTAAATGAAGCACAGCTATTACTAGTATCTGAAGAGAGTGTCGGTGATCTCAATAGCCGGTTGAACTCAT ATTTTCTGAAAGACAACTCTGGATGTGTACAACGGGTGCTTGTTGATGCGATGAGATTTCGTCCCAATCTTGTTATTTCAGGAGCAGAACCATTTGCTGAAGATGACTGGAAAAGCCTTCATATTGGTAAAGCTCGTTTTACT TCTTTAGGTGGATGCAGTCGCTGTCAGATGATTAATCTCGACCAACAGTCTGGACAACCGCACAAGGCTAAAGAACCTTTGGCAACTCTAGCTTCGTATAGGCGAGTGCAG GGAAAGATTCTTTTTGGCATCCTCTTAAGACATGAAATCAAAGACGCAGAAGATGGGGAGCAAAACAATTTTGGAGAAAGATGGCTTCAAGTGGGGCAGGAGGTGTACCCATCAATACAGTAG
- the LOC135582246 gene encoding molybdenum cofactor sulfurase-like isoform X1 produces MSVRENTGETMARAKDEFMKQFGKDYGYPDAPKDIDEIRASEFKRLQGLVYLDHAGATLYSEAQIEAVAKDLTSSVYGNPHSQSDSSLATCDIISAARQQVLDYLNASPKNYRCVFTSGATAALKLIGECFPWSSESCYMYTMENHNSVLGIREYAFDRGAAAVAVDVKEGTCLQNRSHESSFEFLEHTVQRRAHLFQQNALNGKTSGNTYNLFAFPSECNFSGQKFSLDLVNYVKEGGGKPLTGSPRRRGCWMVLIDGAKGCATEPPDLTRYPADFVVFSFYKIFGYPTGLGALVIRSEAAKVLTKTYFSGGTVSASIADVDFIKRRDNIEQVLEDGTISFLAIASIRHGFKIINTLTHSAISRHTASLATYTRTKMMDLKHENGAEVCKIYGRNTSQAPYQDMGPTIAFNLKRADGSWVGYREVEKLASLSGIQLRTGCFCNPGACAKYLYLSHSDLIANFEVGHVCWDDNDILHGKPTGAVRISFGYTSAFEDAEKFLGFLVNSFVEKLNASGDGYPLRMKTDPISGIGSLQLVRSVQLKSITVYPVKSCAGFAVYKWPLSNIGLKYDREWLLKGPTGEILTQKKVPEMCNIRSFIDLECGILNLESPRCKERLHVPIQENSSFDYMEELDIYGQRYKVQCYNDEVNMWFSEAIARRCTLVRCSSSEYRSCNIMGGRGNMCRDTWGKLNFVNEAQLLLVSEESVGDLNSRLNSCGFMSLSAEFKLVQRSNLEAILFSVFTLDFLKDNSGCVQRVLVDAMRFRPNLVISGAEPFAEDDWKSLHIGKARFTSLGGCSRCQMINLDQQSGQPHKAKEPLATLASYRRVQGKILFGILLRHEIKDAEDGEQNNFGERWLQVGQEVYPSIQ; encoded by the exons ATGTCGGTGAGGGAGAATACTGGAGAGACGATGGCGAGAGCGAAGGATGAGTTCATGAAGCAATTCGGAAAGGACTACGGGTATCCCGACGCGCCAAAGGATATCGACGAGATCAGAGCTTCGGAGTTCAAACGATTGCAAG GGCTTGTTTATTTAGATCATGCCGGGGCTACGCTGTACTCGGAAGCACAGATAGAAGCCGTCGCCAAAGACCTCACCTCCAGCGTCTACGGAAACCCTC ATAGCCAGAGCGATTCCAGTTTGGCAACTTGTGACATCATTTCTGCAGCACGACAGCAG GTTCTTGATTATCTTAATGCATCACCAAAGAACTACAGATGCGTGTTTACTTCTGGGGCTACAGCAGCTCTTAAATTGATCGGGGAATGTTTTCCTTGGTCTAGCGAAAGCTGTTACATGTACACAATGGAAAATCATAACAGCGTCCTTGGAATTAGAGA ATATGCTTTTGATCGTGGAGCAGCTGCCGTTGCTGTTGATGTTAAAGAAGGCACTTGCCTACAAAATAGATCTCATGAGTCTTCCTTTGAGTTCTTAGAACACACGGTACAGAGAAGAGCACATTTATTCCAGCAAAATGCCCTGAATGGCAAAACTTCAG GAAACACATACAATTTGTTTGCATTCCCTTCAGAATGCAATTTCTCTGGTCAGAAATTTTCTCTCGATTTGGTCAACTATGTCAAGGAAGGTGGTGGAAAACCTTTGACAGGATCACCACGCAGGCG TGGTTGTTGGATGGTATTGATAGATGGTGCCAAAGGCTGTGCAACTGAACCACCAGATCTGACAAGATATCCTGCTGATTTCGTTGTCTTCTCTTTCTATAAG ATTTTTGGATATCCAACTGGTCTTGGAGCACTTGTTATTCGATCTG AAGCAGCAAAGGTTCTTACAAAAACATACTTTAGTGGAG GCACTGTGTCTGCTTCAATTGCTGATGTTGATTTCATAAAAAGAAGGGATAACATTGAACAAGTTCTTGAAGATGGGACCATATCTTTTTTGGCCATAGCTTCCATCCGTCATGGGTTCAAGATAATCAATACATTGACTCATTCTGCTATCTCCCG GCATACAGCATCTCTTGCCACTTACACAAGAACAAAGATGATGGACTTAAAACATGAAAATGGAGCGGAAGTTTGCAAGATCTATGGCAGAAATACCTCTCAG GCACCATATCAAGACATGGGTCCTACTATTGCATTCAATTTGAAAAGAGCAGATGGCTCCTGGGTCGGGTATCGTGAGGTTGAAAAGTTGGCTTCTCTGTCAGGGATTCAGTTGCGG ACTGGCTGCTTCTGTAATCCAGGTGCATGTGCCAAATATCTTTACTTGTCTCATTCCGATCTTATTGCAAACTTTGAG GTTGGGCATGTTTGCTGGGATGACAATGATATCTTGCATGGAAAACCAACTGGTGCTGTCAGGATATCCTTCGGTTACACATCGGCATTTGAAGATGCAGAG AAATttctaggatttttagttaattcTTTTGTGGAGAAGTTGAATGCATCTGGAGATGGATATCCATTAAGAATGAAGACTGATCCTATTTCAG GTATTGGGTCACTGCAGCTTGTACGTTCTGTTCAGCTGAAATCCATCACAGTCTACCCTGTAAAATCTTGTGCAGGATTTGCTGTGTACAAGTGGCCTTTAAGCAACATCG GTCTAAAATATGATCGAGAATGGCTTCTCAAAGGACCAACTGGTGAAATTCTTACCCAGAAAAAG GTTCCCGAGATGTGCAATATTCGTTCATTTATCGATTTAGAGTGTGGGATACTGAATTTAGAATCACCACGTTGCAAAGAAAGATTGCACGTTCCAATTCAGGAGAATTCATCGTTTGATTATATGGAAGAATTGGATATTTATGGCCAAAG ATACAAGGTGCAGTGttataatgatgaagtcaatatgTGGTTCTCTGAAGCCATTGCTCGCCGTTGTACCCTCGTGAGATGTTCAAGTTCTGAGTATCGATCTTGTAATATTATGGGAGGCAGAGGGAATATGTGCAGAGATACATGGGGAAAATTGAACTTTGTAAATGAAGCACAGCTATTACTAGTATCTGAAGAGAGTGTCGGTGATCTCAATAGCCGGTTGAACTCAT GTGGGTTCATGTCTTTATCTGCAGAATTTAAATTGGTCCAGAGAAGTAACCTTGAAGCTATATTGTTTTCTGTGTTCACATTAGATTTTCTGAAAGACAACTCTGGATGTGTACAACGGGTGCTTGTTGATGCGATGAGATTTCGTCCCAATCTTGTTATTTCAGGAGCAGAACCATTTGCTGAAGATGACTGGAAAAGCCTTCATATTGGTAAAGCTCGTTTTACT TCTTTAGGTGGATGCAGTCGCTGTCAGATGATTAATCTCGACCAACAGTCTGGACAACCGCACAAGGCTAAAGAACCTTTGGCAACTCTAGCTTCGTATAGGCGAGTGCAG GGAAAGATTCTTTTTGGCATCCTCTTAAGACATGAAATCAAAGACGCAGAAGATGGGGAGCAAAACAATTTTGGAGAAAGATGGCTTCAAGTGGGGCAGGAGGTGTACCCATCAATACAGTAG